Proteins co-encoded in one Chrysemys picta bellii isolate R12L10 chromosome 13, ASM1138683v2, whole genome shotgun sequence genomic window:
- the LOC135975346 gene encoding uncharacterized protein LOC135975346 has protein sequence MKDRGHNRDTQQCRVKIKELRQAYHKAREANGRSGAEPQTCRYYAELHAILGGAATTTPTVCYDSLTGETHREDGSGNEEDEDGGTVGSSQQQGSGETGFPNSQDMFVTLDLEPVTPKLTQDPQGTQETSAANVSPSQRLVNIRKRKRRTRDDMFTELQMSSHADRAQQNAWRQSMSDMRKAQYEREERWRAEWRDEKSKWRADDDRWRQLADRRQESMLRLLEHQTDMLERMVELQERQQEQRPPLQPLCNQQPSSPSSIASSPRRPRTWWGGPPATQSFHPR, from the exons atgaaggaccgaggccataacagggacacacagcagtgccgcgtgaaaattaaggagctacggcaagcttaccacaaagccagagaagcaaacggaaggtccggggcagagccgcaaacttgccgctactacgcggagctgcatgcgatcctagggggtgcagccaccactaccccaaccgtgtgctatgactctctcactggagaaacacacagggaagacggttcggggaacgaggaagatgaggatggaggtactgtaggtagctcacagcagcaaggaagcggagaaaccggtttccccaacagccaggatatgtttgtgaccctggacctggaaccagtaacccccaaactcacccaagaccctcagggcacacaggagacctctg ctgcaaatgtttctccttcgcagaggctagtgaacattagaaagagaaaacggaggacgcgggacgatatgttcacggagctgcagatgtcctcccacgctgatagagcacagcagaatgcgtggaggcagtcaatgtcggacatgagaaaagcacaatatgaacgagaggagaggtggcgggctgaatggcgggatgaaaagagcaagtggcgggctgatgacgataggtggcgtcagcttgcagacagacggcaagagtcaatgctccgtctgctggagcatcaaactgatatgctcgagcgtatggttgagctgcaggaaaggcagcaggagcagagaccgccgctacagcccctgtgtaaccaacagccctcctccccaagttccatagcctcctcacccagacgcccaagaacatggtggggggggcctccggccacccagtcattccaccccagatga